From the Ruminiclostridium josui JCM 17888 genome, one window contains:
- a CDS encoding S-layer homology domain-containing protein codes for MSQWYIRVAKVTKILMAILICLITLVQVNVADAEELTQDFSDVKKTDWFYGHVMDARRAGLVEGTGNNMYKPNEDITYAQYLTIISRILDETVDSKPVSNPWYAKFIDSARGLGALDKNENVNAVIAIPREMMIKYTCKALGIEPYTGNEIIFNDVKPEDAAYLNAAYHEYLTEGTKVLGKDKRNFGFGETATRAQLAAMALRIKEYHENPVAYKEKAAQERKAAEANWQKAEDAKKAQYSIKSTDIQGKMVSAEKSRIFIEEALKGIKVNSDMSVTVTIPDILPEGWVWRIRVGCTEKDGSWGTLITTSDIVVGQTITVKPYTAASNIKEYTVKIEFDNGISTAFKGGVGSGMYISKDLIKGGKYVYVYGKGFTERPSYNP; via the coding sequence ATGAGTCAATGGTATATAAGGGTTGCAAAAGTTACAAAAATTCTTATGGCTATATTAATATGTTTGATTACATTAGTACAGGTGAATGTAGCTGATGCTGAGGAGCTTACACAAGATTTCAGTGATGTTAAAAAGACTGACTGGTTCTACGGTCATGTAATGGATGCACGTAGGGCAGGTTTAGTAGAGGGAACAGGAAACAACATGTATAAACCTAACGAAGATATCACATATGCACAGTATCTCACGATTATATCAAGGATACTGGACGAGACAGTAGACAGCAAACCGGTATCAAATCCTTGGTATGCTAAGTTCATTGACTCAGCAAGAGGTTTAGGGGCTCTTGATAAAAATGAGAACGTGAACGCGGTAATAGCGATACCCAGAGAAATGATGATTAAGTACACCTGTAAAGCGTTAGGTATTGAGCCTTACACAGGAAATGAAATAATATTCAACGATGTAAAACCTGAAGATGCAGCTTACCTTAATGCGGCATATCATGAGTATTTAACAGAAGGCACAAAGGTATTGGGAAAAGACAAGAGAAACTTTGGTTTTGGTGAAACTGCAACACGCGCCCAGCTCGCTGCTATGGCACTTCGCATCAAAGAGTATCATGAAAACCCAGTGGCTTATAAGGAAAAAGCAGCTCAGGAAAGAAAAGCAGCAGAAGCAAACTGGCAAAAGGCAGAGGATGCTAAAAAGGCACAATATTCAATAAAATCTACTGATATCCAAGGCAAGATGGTGAGCGCTGAAAAATCAAGAATATTCATTGAAGAAGCCTTAAAAGGCATAAAAGTGAACTCGGATATGTCAGTAACAGTTACTATTCCAGATATTCTTCCGGAAGGTTGGGTATGGAGAATAAGAGTCGGGTGCACAGAAAAGGACGGAAGTTGGGGAACACTTATTACTACTAGTGATATAGTGGTAGGGCAAACAATAACAGTTAAACCATACACAGCAGCATCCAACATCAAAGAGTATACAGTAAAAATAGAGTTTGATAACGGTATAAGCACCGCATTCAAAGGTGGTGTAGGGTCTGGAATGTACATTTCTAAAGACTTGATAAAAGGTGGGAAATACGTCTACGTATACGGAAAAGGCTTCACAGAGAGACCAAGCTACAATCCCTAG
- a CDS encoding InlB B-repeat-containing protein, whose translation MIKMKRALSIILAILIAFSNVMVAFADIGMQSLECNVAVNVVGEGSYASPHLTNNTTGQIRVGIVGETSYSMQMNIGDTVSLEASNVSNYKVKKVEANGVTVWEENINDIEFYATVYGDEFPYGKYTDSFESMTVSTINNYEIIGDTTFTVYMEPVQQYNLNTAVDPGYGGNITIKAKEVVNANPDTIVSTGIFVEGTEVTVNAIPHLGYKFVRWDINGETFTYPERFIEITKDTTVIAYFEPVGIKVFVDDVRVNFPDAQPFVSENGRVMILIRFVNQDLGGIVYWSQETQTATIDRIAFKGQANEQKIRVEMTSGAYEFKVNGVTYPMDAYVQGVAGNRLVIPGAYIAQPYPDVHYEVRDNGTDVEAYYYVKKENQFPNPSTKYDTPLPKITPEPIVDFDEPIGDLVDFTDNYTLTTSSSPVEGGQAYGGGAYGKGSYVSISAAPNAGYTFEKWIIDGVENFNQYAVFTLDKDTTAVAYFKTSGKSALTIAKEPNNIGNVNMLYNMAWSYGVEGIMNGLDTGSNIILDANTDEVKFIKWVVDGVEYFDPWISITLNSDMIATAFFEEIAKPKLNINKSPTNLGSVDLLNETTMVMSYGVEGSEMTFDKGTNLSLTAQTTEGVRFVKWEVDGVESFGASIQIKMEADTVVTAYFEEAPVLPLFKLNASVVPTDGGRILPETIGLGLPYMSGSKVDISCEANPKYIFDKWVIDGVEEYNQNTAIVMDKEKTAVAHFKLIEAPKGTITIRYLDEAGNEIVPNEIIEYLVGGYKISNKPVDGYIALEPTSYDKVDVLPGKNKTVEFIYKAIKGELTVSFKDEATGEKLAEDEKIKDIPMGKFEYFVNKVIEGFKLVGEKARQIWFTLTDTSQTIDILYSKESTPEPTPEPTPEPTPEPTPEPTPEPTPEPTPEPTPELTPEPTPEPTPEPTPEPTPELTPEPTPEPTPEPTPELTPEPKPEPTPEPIPEPIPEPTPEPTPEPTPEPTPEPTPELTPEPTPEPTPEPTPELTPEPKPEPTPEPIPEPIPEPTPEPTPELTPEPIREPTPKPTTVPIPESIPDTDQTLGIVRGQIVFSDGKPLSNAKLELHSKPIITYTDDDGNFEFIGVPMGAHRIYLADEKYTDTLILVKEIKISIGESSKIIDGEKIRNYISNQRMIEAGIIEISEQKPEEIVMFVLDMGSSRTETKKNIPVIPVTAVAGTFLLVAAVVFVKRKNIRIYNLSDGNLIGKRRISAKQRIRLQLKDEINLVGAGNIKIVFNGSIAKRLTDCVIEILNKDAIVANIDLPSVIDHNLVIELKDYLK comes from the coding sequence ATGATAAAAATGAAGAGAGCACTATCAATAATACTGGCGATATTAATTGCATTTTCAAATGTGATGGTAGCTTTTGCTGATATAGGAATGCAGTCATTGGAATGCAATGTAGCAGTCAATGTAGTAGGAGAAGGAAGTTACGCATCACCGCATCTTACAAATAACACAACAGGCCAGATTCGTGTTGGGATAGTTGGGGAGACGAGTTATTCTATGCAAATGAATATTGGAGACACAGTATCGTTAGAGGCTTCAAATGTTTCAAACTACAAGGTAAAAAAAGTTGAAGCAAATGGTGTAACTGTTTGGGAAGAAAACATTAACGACATAGAGTTTTATGCGACGGTTTATGGAGACGAATTCCCCTATGGTAAATACACAGACAGCTTTGAATCAATGACTGTTTCAACCATTAACAATTATGAGATTATTGGTGATACAACATTTACGGTATATATGGAGCCTGTGCAGCAATATAACTTAAATACTGCTGTGGATCCCGGATATGGTGGAAACATCACAATAAAAGCTAAGGAAGTTGTTAATGCCAATCCAGACACTATAGTATCTACGGGGATTTTCGTTGAAGGCACAGAGGTTACTGTTAATGCTATTCCTCATTTAGGATATAAGTTTGTAAGATGGGATATAAATGGTGAGACTTTTACATATCCAGAAAGGTTTATAGAAATAACAAAGGATACAACTGTAATAGCGTATTTTGAACCTGTAGGAATAAAGGTTTTTGTAGACGATGTGCGTGTAAACTTTCCAGATGCTCAGCCCTTTGTCAGTGAAAACGGTAGAGTAATGATACTCATAAGATTTGTAAATCAGGATTTAGGAGGAATAGTCTACTGGTCTCAAGAGACACAAACGGCAACAATAGACAGAATAGCGTTTAAAGGACAAGCTAACGAACAAAAAATCAGAGTTGAAATGACTTCCGGTGCATATGAATTCAAAGTTAATGGCGTAACATATCCAATGGATGCCTATGTGCAGGGAGTTGCTGGGAATAGATTGGTAATACCTGGGGCATATATAGCACAACCATATCCTGACGTTCATTATGAAGTAAGAGATAATGGAACGGACGTGGAAGCATATTATTATGTTAAAAAAGAGAATCAATTTCCTAATCCAAGTACAAAATATGATACGCCACTACCCAAAATAACACCGGAACCAATTGTAGACTTTGATGAGCCTATAGGTGATTTGGTTGATTTTACAGACAATTACACCCTTACAACAAGTTCAAGCCCTGTTGAAGGTGGACAGGCCTACGGTGGAGGAGCATATGGAAAAGGCTCTTATGTATCAATTTCAGCTGCACCTAACGCAGGATATACTTTTGAAAAATGGATTATAGATGGAGTAGAGAACTTTAATCAGTATGCAGTTTTTACATTAGATAAAGATACGACAGCAGTAGCATATTTCAAAACAAGTGGAAAATCAGCATTAACTATAGCTAAGGAGCCAAATAATATAGGTAATGTAAATATGTTGTATAACATGGCTTGGTCTTATGGTGTAGAAGGTATAATGAATGGACTGGATACTGGTTCAAATATCATTCTTGATGCAAATACTGATGAAGTAAAGTTTATTAAGTGGGTTGTAGACGGAGTAGAGTATTTTGACCCATGGATATCAATAACTCTAAACAGTGATATGATTGCGACAGCATTTTTTGAGGAAATAGCAAAACCAAAATTGAATATTAATAAAAGCCCAACAAATTTAGGATCTGTAGATCTGCTAAACGAAACTACAATGGTTATGTCCTATGGTGTAGAAGGCAGTGAAATGACATTTGATAAAGGTACAAACTTGTCACTTACAGCTCAGACGACAGAGGGTGTGAGGTTTGTAAAGTGGGAAGTTGATGGCGTAGAATCATTTGGTGCGTCTATACAGATAAAAATGGAGGCTGATACTGTTGTTACAGCATACTTTGAAGAAGCACCTGTTTTACCATTGTTTAAATTGAATGCTTCGGTAGTGCCAACTGATGGCGGGAGAATATTACCGGAAACGATTGGATTAGGATTACCATATATGTCAGGCAGTAAAGTGGATATTTCTTGTGAAGCAAATCCGAAATACATATTTGATAAATGGGTAATTGATGGTGTAGAAGAATACAATCAAAATACAGCAATTGTAATGGACAAGGAAAAAACAGCTGTAGCACATTTCAAATTAATCGAAGCACCTAAAGGTACAATTACGATAAGGTATTTAGATGAAGCAGGTAATGAAATAGTCCCAAATGAAATAATCGAGTACCTGGTAGGGGGTTATAAGATTTCCAATAAACCAGTTGATGGGTACATCGCACTTGAACCTACATCGTATGACAAGGTTGATGTTCTTCCCGGGAAGAATAAAACAGTAGAGTTTATTTACAAAGCAATCAAAGGTGAGCTAACTGTCAGCTTCAAAGATGAAGCTACAGGAGAAAAGTTAGCAGAGGATGAAAAAATAAAAGATATCCCCATGGGTAAATTTGAGTATTTTGTAAATAAGGTTATTGAAGGATTTAAGTTAGTAGGAGAAAAAGCAAGGCAGATTTGGTTTACTTTGACAGATACGAGCCAAACAATTGATATATTGTACAGCAAGGAATCTACGCCAGAACCTACACCTGAGCCTACACCTGAGCCTACACCTGAACCTACACCTGAACCTACGCCCGAACCTACGCCTGAGCCTACGCCTGAGCCTACGCCCGAACTTACACCTGAGCCAACACCTGAGCCAACACCTGAGCCTACACCTGAACCTACGCCCGAACTTACACCTGAGCCTACACCTGAACCAACACCCGAGCCAACGCCTGAACTAACACCTGAACCGAAGCCTGAGCCTACCCCTGAACCAATACCTGAACCAATACCCGAACCTACGCCTGAACCGACACCTGAGCCAACACCTGAGCCTACACCTGAACCTACGCCCGAACTTACACCTGAGCCTACACCTGAACCAACACCCGAGCCAACGCCTGAACTAACACCTGAACCGAAGCCTGAGCCTACCCCTGAACCAATACCTGAACCAATACCCGAACCTACGCCTGAACCGACACCTGAACTGACACCTGAACCGATACGTGAACCAACTCCAAAGCCGACAACGGTACCAATACCGGAGTCAATACCAGATACAGATCAAACGTTGGGAATAGTAAGAGGCCAAATTGTATTTTCTGATGGTAAGCCATTATCAAATGCAAAGCTTGAACTTCATTCTAAACCAATAATAACTTACACAGATGATGATGGCAATTTTGAATTTATTGGTGTTCCAATGGGCGCTCACAGAATATATTTGGCTGATGAAAAGTATACAGATACTTTGATTTTAGTAAAAGAGATTAAAATCAGTATAGGTGAGAGTAGCAAGATAATAGACGGTGAGAAAATAAGGAATTATATAAGTAATCAGAGGATGATTGAAGCAGGCATAATAGAAATATCAGAACAAAAACCTGAAGAGATTGTAATGTTTGTTTTAGATATGGGTAGTTCGAGGACTGAAACTAAAAAGAACATACCGGTTATACCAGTTACTGCAGTTGCTGGAACATTTTTATTGGTTGCAGCTGTGGTCTTTGTTAAAAGAAAGAATATCAGAATATACAACCTGTCTGATGGAAATTTAATCGGAAAAAGGAGAATATCTGCAAAGCAAAGAATTAGGCTGCAGTTGAAAGATGAAATTAATCTTGTTGGAGCAGGCAATATTAAAATTGTGTTTAATGGTAGTATTGCAAAAAGGCTTACAGATTGCGTGATTGAAATCTTAAACAAAGATGCAATAGTAGCAAACATAGATTTACCGAGTGTAATAGACCATAACTTAGTCATTGAGCTGAAAGATTATCTAAAATAA
- a CDS encoding stalk domain-containing protein — translation MKKSLLSLVLALVMVVSLCSTAFAYENIGIDSSLSPEGRATLKYPEVYYKVANRIYNDYMAGKTTTEIWLKGVEFKAIQSNGDDYVNTILSRLDGTVADLTVTKDGNITKIKAVTRTMKDYINSDKLNEALDKLIAETDKFSNIKDKLGYINDKIAKECEYDRSVLGQTAEDVLINKAAVCGGFANFVHEVCKRLGVKESPIMTKDGYHIFNIVHVDGKWQVWDLTYSVSLKANHGKQVLYHAEPRADGEWDMVKGPGERQYFLMEIGTPRYAKYIKDIGTTDYDFGLSEAFKSIKYPGEGKLDLSLTGLEVPVTSSGETPKPTEQPKPTPTPTPDNSGVISIVVDENGNLVIVDPNKPKETPKQTPPANVKAKPTKSSVVIDGKKVAFEAYNINGNNYFKLRDIAAAINGTKKNFEVQWDGANNAIQITKNKKYTVTGGELAVAQNPTEKDAKLTTSKIYVNGKLVNFTAYNINGNNYFKLRDVAAEINFGVLWDGAANTIRVDTKVDYTE, via the coding sequence ATGAAAAAATCTTTATTATCACTTGTATTAGCACTGGTAATGGTTGTGAGTCTATGCAGTACGGCTTTCGCTTATGAGAATATAGGTATAGACAGCAGCTTAAGCCCAGAAGGCAGGGCTACTTTAAAATATCCCGAGGTATATTACAAGGTAGCTAATAGAATCTATAATGACTACATGGCGGGAAAGACTACAACAGAAATATGGCTCAAGGGTGTGGAATTTAAAGCAATTCAATCAAATGGTGACGACTATGTAAATACTATACTATCAAGGTTAGACGGTACAGTAGCGGATTTGACCGTCACAAAAGATGGAAATATCACTAAGATAAAAGCCGTGACACGCACGATGAAAGACTATATCAATTCAGACAAGTTAAATGAGGCATTAGACAAGCTGATAGCAGAAACAGACAAGTTCAGTAACATAAAAGATAAACTTGGTTACATTAATGATAAAATTGCTAAAGAGTGTGAATACGACAGAAGTGTTCTAGGTCAAACGGCTGAAGATGTATTAATAAATAAAGCGGCTGTATGTGGTGGATTTGCTAACTTTGTACATGAGGTATGCAAGCGGTTGGGTGTGAAAGAGTCACCCATAATGACCAAAGATGGATATCATATATTCAACATAGTACATGTGGATGGTAAATGGCAAGTGTGGGATTTAACATATTCTGTATCACTTAAAGCAAATCACGGTAAGCAGGTACTTTATCATGCGGAGCCGAGGGCAGACGGAGAGTGGGACATGGTAAAGGGACCTGGAGAAAGACAATATTTCTTAATGGAAATAGGCACACCAAGATATGCAAAATACATTAAGGATATTGGAACGACAGATTATGACTTCGGTCTATCAGAAGCTTTTAAGTCTATCAAATATCCGGGAGAGGGCAAATTAGACTTGTCACTAACAGGTTTAGAGGTACCCGTTACTTCAAGTGGAGAAACACCTAAACCAACAGAACAGCCTAAACCGACTCCAACTCCTACACCTGATAACAGTGGGGTAATATCCATAGTAGTAGACGAGAACGGTAACCTTGTTATAGTTGACCCTAATAAACCGAAAGAAACACCTAAACAAACACCTCCTGCAAATGTAAAAGCTAAGCCTACAAAGTCAAGTGTTGTAATAGACGGTAAAAAAGTAGCTTTTGAGGCATATAATATCAATGGTAATAACTATTTCAAATTGAGAGACATAGCAGCGGCTATAAACGGAACCAAAAAGAATTTTGAAGTGCAATGGGATGGCGCAAATAACGCTATACAGATAACTAAGAACAAGAAATACACTGTGACCGGTGGTGAACTTGCAGTAGCTCAAAATCCAACTGAAAAGGACGCAAAGCTAACTACATCTAAGATATATGTAAATGGCAAGCTGGTTAATTTTACTGCTTATAATATAAACGGTAATAATTACTTTAAATTAAGGGATGTAGCAGCAGAAATTAATTTTGGTGTCTTATGGGATGGAGCAGCTAACACTATAAGGGTGGATACAAAGGTAGATTACACGGAGTAA
- a CDS encoding helix-turn-helix domain-containing protein has protein sequence MNIDYKMLGVRIKNARENKCLTQEQLAEITGLSNNYISNIERNHSIPSLETLVKICNALDVTPDFLLVDSVFTYSSREYINDNIARLLAKCNDKNVRLISKFIELLISEQEPK, from the coding sequence ATGAATATAGATTATAAAATGCTTGGAGTTAGAATTAAAAATGCACGTGAAAATAAATGTCTAACACAGGAACAGCTTGCAGAGATTACAGGCTTATCAAACAATTATATTAGTAACATTGAGCGCAATCATTCGATACCCAGTCTTGAAACACTGGTTAAAATCTGTAATGCTCTTGATGTTACACCTGACTTTTTACTTGTAGACAGCGTCTTTACCTACTCTTCCAGAGAGTACATAAATGACAATATTGCGAGGTTACTTGCAAAATGCAATGATAAAAATGTCCGCCTGATTTCTAAATTTATTGAACTTCTGATTAGTGAACAAGAACCAAAATAG
- a CDS encoding response regulator — MCNVMVVDDSLFMRMILKEIIEKQPDARIIGEAANGIQAIEMYSHLQPDIIFMDITMPNMDGIVAAKEIIKLGETYIIMCSAIVGQKPIIEECLMAGAKDFITKPFKEEQVIKSLEKSKLYMN; from the coding sequence ATGTGTAATGTTATGGTTGTAGATGACTCCTTGTTTATGAGGATGATACTTAAAGAAATAATTGAAAAACAACCTGATGCCAGAATCATTGGCGAGGCTGCAAATGGAATACAAGCAATTGAAATGTATTCACATTTGCAGCCTGACATTATTTTCATGGATATTACTATGCCGAATATGGATGGCATAGTAGCAGCAAAGGAAATCATTAAGCTGGGTGAGACTTACATAATAATGTGTTCAGCAATAGTAGGGCAAAAGCCAATTATAGAGGAATGTTTAATGGCAGGGGCAAAAGATTTTATTACAAAGCCTTTTAAAGAGGAACAGGTAATCAAATCATTAGAAAAATCCAAGCTTTACATGAATTGA
- a CDS encoding AIPR family protein, giving the protein MQGLKKFVNNFNIIESADGVAFEKFVNSNILMSHQPDIFTGDAEMLDIITVGGHNDMGIDGLAIKVNGLFVKNIDDVEDIVKRFRKANIEIIFIQSKYKAFFDKGEFNNFIAGVRDFLNDIQLQPMNEKIKSMLEIKDYILSDDIIIMWEKNPAIRLYYVTMGKWNESPHQLGLAKQFENDIMERNTFELLGIHFIDSELLKKICDSNENKFEIALNTIDTMPLPFVEDVDNSCIALCNGSEYLKLLTSDDGLIRKTLFDDNVRDYQGDTGINNEMESTIFADPNKFVLLNNGLTIVCDEYTTSNRKIIVKNPQVVNGCQTSHVLFDANRKGYNIDNVALTIKFIATKKLDITNQIVRGTNRQNIVYDVAFETTKQFHKDLEEFFNDYSISNVKLYYERRARQYQHNPMIKQNQKTNMRAIIQGFVGMFLCNPEVAHRHESRLITEYQNKVFLDNHSKLPYYITALTYYNLEDLYLKNKLDKKLFYAYKHHLAMIFREVVAGQCPDINATKAIDDYCSVIQETLKSEYKTEINFIKAVEIFSDCRKVWINEYQRSQFGIKDNADFTKLLLKYIGSRSNTNYTELKEDENYRYTGYVLNTIKDRFGNDCGFISRLPNNIFFHANSNRGLNFNQLKGKRVTYKVNVNPKDGRLLAVDVELAG; this is encoded by the coding sequence ATGCAAGGTTTAAAAAAATTCGTAAACAACTTTAATATTATTGAATCAGCAGATGGAGTAGCTTTTGAGAAGTTTGTAAACAGCAATATTTTAATGTCGCATCAACCTGACATTTTTACTGGGGATGCAGAAATGCTAGATATCATTACAGTTGGTGGACATAACGATATGGGGATTGATGGGTTAGCAATTAAAGTAAATGGGCTATTTGTTAAGAATATTGATGATGTTGAGGACATAGTAAAAAGGTTTAGAAAGGCAAATATAGAAATCATATTTATACAATCAAAGTATAAAGCTTTCTTCGACAAAGGTGAGTTTAATAATTTTATTGCGGGGGTACGTGACTTTCTTAATGATATTCAATTGCAGCCAATGAATGAAAAGATTAAAAGTATGCTAGAAATAAAGGATTATATACTTAGTGATGACATTATCATAATGTGGGAAAAAAATCCGGCTATAAGGTTATATTATGTAACCATGGGGAAGTGGAATGAAAGTCCTCACCAACTAGGTTTAGCCAAGCAATTTGAAAATGATATTATGGAAAGGAATACGTTTGAGCTATTGGGAATTCACTTTATTGATAGCGAACTTCTAAAAAAGATATGCGATTCAAATGAAAATAAGTTTGAGATAGCATTAAACACAATTGATACTATGCCACTACCTTTTGTAGAAGATGTTGATAATTCATGTATCGCATTATGTAATGGTAGTGAATATTTAAAACTTCTTACATCTGATGATGGGCTCATAAGAAAAACATTGTTTGATGATAATGTCAGAGATTATCAAGGAGATACAGGAATAAATAATGAGATGGAATCTACAATTTTTGCAGATCCGAATAAATTTGTTTTGTTAAACAATGGATTAACAATAGTTTGTGATGAATATACAACTAGTAACAGAAAAATTATTGTAAAAAACCCACAGGTAGTAAATGGTTGTCAAACAAGCCATGTATTATTTGACGCAAATCGAAAAGGTTATAATATAGATAATGTAGCACTAACAATAAAGTTTATAGCAACTAAAAAGCTTGATATAACAAATCAAATAGTTAGGGGCACTAACAGACAAAACATAGTTTACGATGTGGCTTTTGAGACAACAAAACAATTCCATAAGGATCTTGAAGAATTCTTTAACGATTATAGTATTAGCAATGTCAAATTATATTATGAACGCCGAGCAAGGCAATATCAACATAATCCAATGATTAAGCAAAACCAAAAAACTAATATGCGAGCAATAATCCAAGGATTTGTAGGTATGTTTTTATGTAATCCAGAAGTTGCACATAGACATGAATCTAGGCTCATTACCGAGTACCAGAATAAGGTGTTCTTGGATAATCATTCAAAATTACCATATTACATTACAGCACTTACATATTATAACCTTGAAGATTTATATTTGAAGAATAAATTGGACAAAAAGCTATTTTATGCATACAAACATCATTTGGCTATGATATTTAGAGAGGTAGTAGCTGGACAATGTCCCGATATTAATGCAACTAAAGCTATTGATGATTATTGTAGTGTAATTCAGGAAACATTAAAGTCTGAATATAAAACAGAAATCAATTTTATAAAAGCAGTAGAGATATTTAGTGATTGCAGAAAAGTATGGATAAATGAATATCAAAGAAGCCAATTCGGTATTAAAGATAATGCAGACTTTACAAAACTCTTGTTAAAATATATTGGAAGCAGGAGTAATACTAATTATACAGAATTAAAAGAAGACGAAAACTATAGATATACTGGATATGTATTAAATACGATAAAAGACCGGTTTGGAAATGACTGTGGTTTTATTAGTAGGTTGCCAAATAATATATTCTTTCATGCTAATTCAAACAGGGGTTTAAACTTCAACCAATTAAAAGGGAAACGTGTTACATATAAAGTCAATGTAAATCCAAAAGATGGTAGACTTTTAGCTGTTGATGTTGAGTTAGCAGGGTAG
- a CDS encoding carboxypeptidase-like regulatory domain-containing protein, whose translation MKRKLIISMLATVVLLFSVSSGNVNVYAGDGGESDSTEIVVNTEIDITDETDVDKEAGETNTPIIKENEDIPDIVEGLTEKKEDEDAINEVTTGQAIEYIDRIYDIATGEGIESVDVTAENKTTGDLYNCLSDNEGYFKLSLVAGDYKLILKRAGYKEKMVDINVK comes from the coding sequence ATGAAAAGAAAGCTGATTATATCAATGTTAGCAACAGTTGTACTACTTTTTAGTGTTTCTAGCGGCAATGTAAATGTATATGCGGGGGATGGGGGTGAAAGTGATAGCACTGAAATTGTTGTGAATACTGAAATCGATATTACTGATGAAACTGATGTAGATAAAGAGGCAGGAGAAACGAATACACCAATCATAAAGGAAAATGAGGATATACCAGACATCGTGGAAGGTTTAACTGAAAAAAAGGAAGATGAGGATGCCATTAATGAAGTCACAACTGGGCAAGCAATTGAGTACATAGACAGAATATACGATATCGCAACAGGGGAAGGCATTGAAAGTGTGGATGTAACTGCTGAAAACAAAACAACTGGGGATTTGTATAATTGCTTATCAGATAATGAGGGATATTTCAAACTAAGTTTGGTAGCAGGTGATTATAAATTAATTCTCAAGCGAGCGGGTTACAAGGAAAAAATGGTTGATATAAACGTTAAATAA
- a CDS encoding DUF4314 domain-containing protein — MGVDMLRMDSQSRAAIIDKLKREYPIGTRVELIKMDDPYPYRKMPVGLQGTVTGIDDIGTIFVAWNNGSTLGVVYGEDKIRKVENHV; from the coding sequence ATGGGAGTTGATATGTTAAGAATGGATTCACAATCTCGAGCTGCAATTATTGATAAATTGAAACGGGAATATCCTATAGGAACTCGAGTAGAACTTATAAAAATGGATGACCCTTATCCCTATAGGAAAATGCCTGTGGGGTTACAAGGAACAGTGACAGGTATAGATGATATTGGGACAATCTTTGTAGCTTGGAATAATGGCAGTACTTTAGGTGTTGTCTATGGTGAAGATAAGATAAGAAAGGTAGAGAATCATGTTTAG